The Cucumis melo cultivar AY chromosome 6, USDA_Cmelo_AY_1.0, whole genome shotgun sequence genome includes a region encoding these proteins:
- the LOC107990312 gene encoding probable WRKY transcription factor 48, whose translation MEKKFEEESMMGFDDSAGLYSPAVFSDDFPSSNFDSFSSIFDMPCDAHKASNFDFYYYNNSSNNNSDNPSSFFDLLSTAAPPLSSPASTVPESSEVVNAPTTPNSSSVSSSSNEAAAIEEVNNSTTTHDKPSSSKVLKPKKKNQKKQREPRFAFMTKSDIDHLDDGYRWRKYGQKAVKNSPYPRSYYRCTTAGCGVKKRVERSSGDHTIVVTTYEGQHTHQSPIMPRGSLRVLPESTNNSLTVDHDTTTTGLLFQHNTSSQPFMYSSPPPPFLTINSSSVAATSTPHPPPPISFQPPSLPQASVRDHGLLQDLVPLQMRNEPKDEQNG comes from the exons ATGGAAAAGAAATTTGAAGAGGAATCAATGATGGGGTTTGATGATTCCGCCGGGCTTTACTCTCCGGCGGTGTTTTCCGATGACTTTCCGTCTTCtaattttgattctttttccAGTATTTTCGACATGCCATGTGATGCCCATAAAGCttctaattttgatttttattattacaataatagtagtaataataacagTGATAatccttcttctttcttcgATTTGCTTTCTACGGCGGCTCCCCCACTTTCTTCACCGGCCTCCACCGTGCCGGAATCTTCCGAGGTTGTTAATGCTCCAACCACTCCTAATTCTTCCTCTGTTTCTTCTTCATCCAATGAAGCTGCCGCCATTGAAGAAGTCAACAACAGTACTACTACTCATGACAAGCCTTCTTCTTCTAAAGT GTTGAAACCAAAAAAGAAGAACCAAAAGAAGCAAAGAGAACCCAGATTTGCTTTCATGACAAAGAGTGATATTGATCATCTCGACGACGGTTACCGGTGGCGAAAGTACGGTCAAAAAGCTGTGAAGAATAGCCCTTACCCCAG AAGCTATTATCGTTGTACAACGGCAGGGTGTGGTGTGAAGAAGAGAGTAGAGCGATCGTCCGGCGACCATACGATAGTCGTTACGACGTACGAAGGCCAACACACTCACCAAAGTCCGATAATGCCGCGAGGGAGTCTCAGAGTATTACCAGAATCCACCAACAACAGCCTCACCGTCGATCACGACACCACCACCACCGGACTTTTATTCCAACACAACACTAGTTCCCAACCTTTCATGTATAGCTCTCCACCCCCACCATTTCTAACAATCAACTCGTCATCGGTGGCGGCCACGAGTACTCCCCATCCTCCTCCTCCTATTTCGTTTCAGCCACCGTCGTTGCCGCAAGCTTCCGTTCGAGACCACGGGCTTTTACAGGACTTAGTGCCATTGCAAATGAGAAATGAACCAAAAGATGAGCAAAATGGATGA
- the LOC103483903 gene encoding galactokinase (The RefSeq protein has 1 substitution compared to this genomic sequence) has protein sequence MAKHEDLPIPVFSSLDPVYGDGSQLEEARLRFDHLKAKFLQVFGHPPDVFARSPGRVNLIGEHIDYEGYSVLPMAIRQDTIVAIRKHDAGEGNHLLKIANVNDKYSMCTYPADPDQEVDLKNHKWGHYFLCGYKGYYEFAKSKGQDVGVPVGLDVLVDGTVPTGSGLSSSAAFVCSSTIAIMAALGANFPKKEIAQLTCDCERHIGTQSGGMDQAISVMAKSGFAELIDFNPIRATDVQLPDGGTFVIAHSLAESQKAVTAATNYNNRVVECRLASIVLGIKLGMKPEEAIKNVKTLSDVEGLCLSFAKERNSSDPVLAVKELLKEEPYTAEEIEQITVDNLPSVLGNSPTSLDVLKAAKHFKLYQRASHVYSEARRVYAFKDAVSSSLSEEDKLKKLGDLMNDSHYSCSVLYECSCPELEELVKICRDNDALGARLTGAGWGGCAVALVKEAIVPQFIHNLKESFYKSRIERGVIKKDDIGLYVFASKPSSGAAIFQFQ, from the exons ATGGCGAAGCACGAGGACCTTCCGATCCCTGTTTTCTCTTCACTCGACCCTGTTTACGGCGATGGATCTCAACTTGAAGAAGCTCGCCTTCGATTTGATCATCTCAAGGCTAAGTTTCTCCAAGTTTTCGGTCATCCTCCTGATGTATTTGCTCGTTCACcag GGAGAGTGAACTTGATTGGAGAGCATATTGATTATGAAGGATATTCGGTGTTGCCGATGGCTATTCGGCAGGATACAATCGTGGCAATTAGGAAGCATGACGCGGGAGAGGGGAATCATCTTCTCAAAATTGCTAATGTTAATGATAAATACTCGATGTGTACTTATCCTGCTGATCCTGATCAG GAAGTTGACTTGAAGAATCACAAATGGGGACATTATTTCCTCTGCGG GTACAAAGGTTATTACGAGTTTGCTAAATCAAAAGGACAGGATGTAGGCGTGCCAGTTGGACTTGACGTTCTTGTTGATGGAACAGTGCCTACAG GATCTGGATTATCGAGCTCTGCTGCATTTGTTTGCTCTTCTACCATTGCTATCATGGCTGCTCTTGGTGCCAACTTTCCCAAG AAAGAGATTGCCCAACTTACCTGTGATTGTGAACGACACATTGGTACGCAATCTGGTGGAATGGATCAG GCGATCTCTGTCATGGCCAAATCTGGGTTTGCAGAGCTGATTGACTTCAACCCGATTCGTGCTACTGATGTGCAGCTTCCTGATGGGGGGACTTTTGTTATAGCCCATTCTCTAGCTGAATCACAGAAAGCAGTTACTGCTGccacaaattataataacagAGTTGTTGAATGCCGACTTGCTTCT aTTATTCTAGGCATAAAGCTTGGGATGAAACCAGAAGAAGCGATAAAAAATGTGAAGACTTTATCTGATGTGGAAGGGCTGTGTCTTTCATTTGCTAAGGAGCGTAACTCTTCAGATCCTGTGCTTGCTGTCAAG GAACTGTTGAAGGAGGAACCCTATACAGCTGAAGAAATCGAACAAATCACTGTGGACAATCTGCCATCCGTTTTAGGCAACTCTCCTACTTCATTGGACGTTTTGAAAGCTGCCAAGCATTTCAAGTTGTATCAG CGGGCATCCCACGTGTACTCTGAAGCCAGACGAGTGTATGCTTTCAAGGATGCTGTTTCATCAAGTTTAAG TGAGGAAGACAAGCTTAAGAAGCTCGGTGATCTTATGAATGATAGCCACTACAGCTGTAGCGTTCTTTATGAATGCAG CTGTCCCGAGTTGGAGGAACTTGTAAAGATATGCCGGGACAACGACGCTCTCGGAGCCAGGTTAACTGGAGCAGGATGGGGTGGCTGTGCAGTCGCTCTTGTAAAAGAAGCCATTGTTCCCCAGTTCATTCATAATCTGAAG GAAAGCTTCTACAAATCGAGGATCGAACGAGGGGTCATCAAGAAGGATGATATCGGTCTCTACGTGTTTGCTTCCAAGCCATCGAGCGGAGCTGCCATCTTCCAGTTTCAGTAA
- the LOC103483905 gene encoding alkaline/neutral invertase A, mitochondrial, whose product MHTCSSLGISTIKPCRILIGFKSSSMFGTIASPKLKYKRIGRFSKLEPNGCKVIGSVQVVDKLSRRCFCFSNGYRLYKGSSDRNRHLIANVASDFRNQSTSAESYVKQKSFDAIYINGGFKVKPLEIESIETGHDIVKEDKKVSEVEGLGSLKGSNYSRVERELSKIEKEAWDLLRNSVVFYCGHPVGTVAANDPADAQPLNYDQVFVRDFVPSALAFLLNGEEEIVKNFLLHTLQLQSWEKTVDCYSPGQGLMPASFKVRSQPLDGSDGAFEEVLDPDFGESAIGRVAPVDSGLWWIILLRAYGKITGDYTLQERVDVQTGIRLILNLCLTNGFDMFPTLLVSDGSCMIDRRMGIHGHPLEIQALFYSALRCSREMLIVNDSTKNLVVELNNRLSALSFHIREYYWVDKNKINEIYRYKTEEYSTDAVNKFNIYPEQIPSWLVDWIPEEGGYFIGNLQPAHMDFRFFTLGNLWSVVSSLGTPKQNEGILNLIEAKWDDLVANMPLKICFPAMEYEEWRIITGSDPKNTPWSYHNGGSWPTLLWQFTLACIKMGRPELARNAIAVAEKKLSVDRWPEYYDMRSARLIGKQSRLFQTWTIAGFLTSKLLLENPEKASLLFWEEDYEILQNCVCALGKGNGNKCSRHRQHPKPSNPNH is encoded by the exons TAAAGTTATAGGGTCTGTACAGGTTGTCGATAAGTTAAGTAGGagatgtttttgtttttctaatgGTTATCGGTTGTATAAAGGTAGCAGTGATAGAAATAGGCATTTGATTGCAAATGTAGCTTCGGATTTTAGAAATCAGTCGACGTCGGCCGAGTCTTATGTCAAACAGAAGAGTTTTGACGCAATCTATATTAATGGAGGGTTTAAGGTTAAGCCATTGGAGATTGAGAGTATTGAGACGGGTCATGATATTgttaaagaagataaaaaggtGTCTGAGGTTGAGGGATTGGGTAGTTTGAAGGGTTCTAATTACTCTAGAGTTGAGAGAGAGTTGTCCAAGATTGAAAAGGAGGCATGGGACTTGCTTCGAAACTCTGTTGTGTTCTATTGTGGACATCCTGTTGGAACTGTTGCTGCTAATGACCCAGCTGATGCTCAGCCACTGAATTACGACCAGGTCTTTGTTCGTGATTTTGTACCATCGGCCTTGGCCTTCTTGTTAAATGGAGAAGAGGAGATTGTCAAGAATTTCCTCCTTCACACCTTGCAATTACAG AGTTGGGAGAAAACTGTCGACTGTTACAGCCCTGGACAAGGGTTGATGCCAGCAAGTTTCAAAGTCAGAAGCCAACCTCTTGATGGAAGCGATGGAGCTTTCGAGGAAGTTCTTGATCCTGATTTTGGTGAATCTGCCATTGGTCGTGTTGCACCAGTCGACTCTG GGTTGTGGTGGATTATTTTGTTAAGAGCTTATGGAAAGATCACAGGAGATTACACATTGCAGGAACGAGTTGACGTACAGACAGGCATAAGACTGATCCTTAATCTTTGCTTGACGAATGGGTTTGACATGTTTCCTACCCTGTTGGTCAGTGATGGTTCCTGCATGATTGATAGACGAATGGGCATTCATGGACACCCACTTGAAATTCAA GCATTGTTCTATTCTGCCTTACGCTGCTCCAGAGAGATGCTGATTGTTAATGATTCAACCAAGAATTTGGTGGTTGAACTCAACAATAGACTTAGTGCACTCTCCTTCCATATCCGAGAATATTACTGGGTCGATAAGAACAAAATCAACGAAATTTATCGTTACAAAACAGAGGAATATTCTACTGATGCTGTAAATAAGTTCAATATATATCCTGAACAAATTCCTAGTTGGCTGGTTGACTGGATTCCTGAGGAGGGCGGTTATTTTATTGGCAATCTACAGCCTGCGCACATGGACTTCAGGTTTTTTACGCTCGGGAATCTTTGGTCTGTTGTGTCATCACTTGGGACTCCAAAACAAAATGAGGGCATTCTGAACTTGATCGAAGCCAAATGGGATGATCTTGTGGCTAACATGCCTCTCAAGATATGCTTCCCAGCTATGGAGTACGAGGAATGGCGCATAATAACTGGCAGTGACCCTAAGAACAC TCCTTGGTCGTATCATAATGGAGGTTCTTGGCCAACACTCTTGTGGCAG TTCACACTGGCTTGCATCAAGATGGGGAGGCCAGAGCTTGCAAGGAATGCCATTGCAGTCGCTGAGAAAAAGCTTTCAGTTGATCGTTGGCCCGAGTACTACGATATGCGCAGTGCAAGATTAATTGGGAAGCAATCACGACTCTTCCAAACATGGACCATCGCCGGTTTCTTGACATCCAAGTTGCTTTTGGAGAATCCAGAGAAGGCGTCTCTGTTGTTCTGGGAGGAGGATTACGAGATTCTTCAGAACTGCGTTTGTGCACTCGGCAAAGGCAATGGAAACAAGTGCTCTCGCCATCGCCAGCATCCGAAACCAAGTAATCCTAACCATTAA